The Thalassotalea psychrophila genome window below encodes:
- a CDS encoding sigma-E factor negative regulatory protein, translated as MNENKFESLSALLDNDNVEQALLDEVSHDDKLSETWSRYHLIGDIMRGDSSDFIDRDLSENIAVAIAAEPTVLAPIARPTVTQRVKAKVIQMSRPVGQFAIAASAAGLMVLGVQQANISDEGQVVPTQVWQPLPMGGIADPVSYNYSTQSLPTQKQSTVERHQRLQALLADHNMQIKLQSQVESERAEELAETQPE; from the coding sequence ATGAATGAAAATAAGTTTGAATCACTATCTGCATTACTTGATAACGATAATGTTGAACAAGCATTATTAGATGAAGTATCGCATGATGACAAACTAAGTGAGACTTGGAGCCGATATCATTTAATTGGTGATATTATGCGTGGCGATAGTAGCGACTTTATCGACCGTGATTTAAGTGAAAATATTGCTGTGGCGATAGCGGCAGAGCCTACTGTACTAGCTCCGATTGCTCGTCCAACAGTAACACAACGGGTTAAAGCGAAAGTCATTCAAATGTCTAGACCGGTAGGACAATTTGCTATTGCAGCATCTGCAGCAGGATTAATGGTTCTTGGTGTACAACAAGCTAATATTTCTGATGAAGGGCAAGTGGTTCCTACTCAAGTTTGGCAGCCATTACCAATGGGCGGTATTGCAGATCCGGTAAGCTATAATTATTCAACCCAAAGTTTGCCGACACAAAAGCAATCAACTGTAGAACGTCATCAGCGTTTACAAGCATTATTAGCTGATCACAATATGCAAATTAAACTGCAATCACAAGTTGAGAGTGAACGCGCTGAAGAATTAGCTGAAACCCAACCTGAATAG